From the genome of Candidatus Komeilibacteria bacterium CG_4_10_14_0_2_um_filter_37_10, one region includes:
- a CDS encoding glutamate dehydrogenase, whose translation MNPLNNAIKQLSQAAQELGMKTNILNKLKKPVRVIRKQLSIKLDNGQTAKFEAYRVQHNNWRGPFKGGIRFHPQANLDEVKALALWMAIKTAVVNIPVGGSKGGIKV comes from the coding sequence ATGAATCCATTAAATAACGCTATTAAACAACTATCTCAGGCCGCCCAAGAGTTGGGAATGAAAACGAACATTTTAAATAAATTAAAAAAACCAGTTCGTGTTATCCGTAAACAATTAAGTATTAAATTAGACAACGGTCAAACAGCAAAATTTGAAGCCTACCGCGTTCAACACAACAACTGGCGCGGACCATTTAAGGGTGGTATTCGCTTTCATCCCCAGGCTAATTTAGACGAAGTGAAGGCTTTGGCTTTATGGATGGCCATCAAGACGGCGGTGGTTAATATTCCGGTTGGTGGTAGCAAGGGCGGAATCAAAGTTGA